ATAGTAAAGGagataacaaaaatgtttaaacacTTATAAAAACCGAAATTTGTTGTCTTCAAAATGAGGGACGTTTGGCACTGTAAGCCAGGATTTCGTCCAATTTATCGATACTCATCTGTGCGTTCATTACAGCTGCACTTGGCTCACCGCTCCTCAGCGATGACTGTTTGGAGTGCATTGCAGCAACGGCCACGGACCATAAGCCAGCAATGTGCGGGCCAAGCCCATGTAGCATCTATCGTATCTCCCGGCCGTATTGGCAGGATGCGATACGGCTCGGTCAGTTCATTGCAGCACAGGGTAATGCGAGCTGCCAGCTGGCTTCCTTTGACCATCGACTAAGCCCTACAAAACATCATTCCAGATTACGAGAGTTGCGTATCAAATCCAGAGTGTGCCACAGAAACTGTGCGCAGCTTCATAACATCATACGCCAGGGACTGCGACGGTGATGGACTGATTCTGTGTCGTGATCACATAATGCTTCATCAACTGGGACCGACAGGCTGCCTACAGAGGACGTTGCCGGCTTTTTCCAGAAACCGCATGGATGTTTGTCTGAGACAGAAAGAGCT
The sequence above is a segment of the Drosophila virilis strain 15010-1051.87 chromosome 3, Dvir_AGI_RSII-ME, whole genome shotgun sequence genome. Coding sequences within it:
- the LOC6624176 gene encoding uncharacterized protein, with the translated sequence MSTTPINIAPSPVEVQLLQGSQRQQQRSSWAKYGKCRIKKLLSSAAIFVALLLIAGAIYMHLKQKNHLGRLNIALATKENNVSEVILPFEVVTAPGVAALGSPLLSDDCLECIAATATDHKPAMCGPSPCSIYRISRPYWQDAIRLGQFIAAQDYESCVSNPECATETVRSFITSYARDCDGDGLILCRDHIMLHQLGPTGCLQRTLPAFSRNRMDVCLRQKELE